Part of the Cyprinus carpio isolate SPL01 chromosome A1, ASM1834038v1, whole genome shotgun sequence genome is shown below.
ATcgactcactctcaggccatacaagatgtaggtgagtttgttttttcatcacatgctcaccagtgaatgggtgccggcagaatgagagtccaaactccTGATAGAAGTTAAAAAAgctctccaaatctgttctaatgaagaaacaaactcgtctacatctcggatggtcttgagagtgagtacattttcatttttgggtgaactgtttctttaaatgtttttatcctattcacctgtggtgtcttgccttaatTGATTGGCAGCCGTATTGTATAGCTTACAAATATTTCTCACTGGTCAGATGTAAAAATTCTCACATTCATAACATGTTCTGAAGTGATTAATCTGTTCTCTGCAGCTTGGTAGATTAGTGAAAACTCTGTTACGTGACATCTGAAAGTAACAGGTGAAAAAGGCAGTTACAGAAGTCATTATTCAAGTCACAGAAGCCAATCCTCTAGTACAGGGGTGTCAAGCTCAATTCAtggagggctggagccctgcagagtttagattcaaccctaattaaacacacctgatccaactaatcaagtcctttaGGTTCATTTAAAAACTTCATGGAATGAAGAGTTTGACCTGCTCTAttcttacaaaaaacaaacacacacagggccATGCCAGGATCATAAGATTTGGTGATCAACATCAGTGTTCACAACTCAgatgcacattttaaaagaaacatgcaATAAACCAGTGAATGTATCAAACGGTTTCAAAGTCTCTGTTTATTTATGAACTAATAATACTGTTACCTGAGAGACTAAGTAACACCCTTCctcacaacaacattttttttcaagagGCTCAGTACACTGGCTACTAGTTGGAAGCACTAGTAACACAAAGCAACGTCTTGCTCTTTCCGTCCTTACGCTGCATGATGTCCATTCCTCTGCAGTAAACTATAGTAGAGCTGCAGGATTTCACAGTACTATAGCTCTGTATCAGTATCTTGTGAAACTGCAGACACGCTGCTATCAGAGCCTTTGGCTGAAACCTTTCTCATCTTAATGTTGGGGAGTTTCTTGAGGTCACCGGTCCACTCTCTATCAAGCAAATGTGGCTCAAGGTTAGACAGATTTGATATGTTAAGTGTTGAACTTCACATCGCTAGTTCCAGAAATTCTTTAAATCTGATGACTTGCTATAAAAAGTGTTAAAGAGCATACTTTTAAGCAGTTAATACCTGAATATTTTCAGATGCTTAGAGTTGATGATATCAGGGACTTCTGTAAggtgaaaaaaagagagacaactTTTAACCACATACTGTACAGCGTGATGTTGCCTAAAggtaacaaacacattttttttctttacaagaaCATTATGCAAATAATATGGCAATAAACGGCTAATAATGAAGGATTACTTTAATTAAACCAATACAAATCTTTGCATGGCTTGAAGAGGATGCACATTCTTGCTCTAATGTACTCACCTTGGAAAAGCATAATTAGTTATGTGCAGCTATATGTACATGCAGGAAACATTTTATACAAGGATTCTTAGCACTGCTCATATAAAACTCTTAAATggcaggaaacaaaaaaaaagataatagagACCTATGCAAAAGTTAATGCAAAAATTGGAACCATACCAAAGCCATTGCCTTCATACTGAGCTCTTTCTCGCTCCATTGTTTGTTTGATGATGGCCTCTCTAGAGCCGTGCTGACGGCCCTGTCGTCCTTTAATACTGTTCGCTAACTCAATCTGCTCCAGCTCTCTGTCAAACCGGTGAAGGTACCTGAGAAAGAGGACATGAACCAAGAtgcctgttttattattattattattctcaataTGCAGGATTTTCAACTAAATCGAGAACTTTACAAGTCAAAATAACATTTGCTTAGGATGGTCATACCTCTCAGTTATATTACAAGCATCTTGTTTGGTGTATTCTGACTTGTCAGGGTCCAGCTGGCTTTGGAACCACAAAAGTTTTTCACCTGCAGAAGATGAGTCAAGTGGCTTAGAGGAATGATCTCAGGCTAAagcaagtaaaaaaacaaaaaggacgTTCCAAGAACATTCTAATAACGTTTGGGAACAGAGCCAAACATACTTTAGTTAGATGGGGTATAACACACTGGTATACTTTAACAAACTGGTCAAAAAAACAAGCTTTCAgattgaaaaataaaagcaacGACTCACCAATCAAACTTAGACGCTGTGCTTTTTCACCCTTTAACCTAGAAGTGATTTGAACACATTCCACTTAGAGGCGTAAAAGCATAAAAAGTAACCGTGGCAATGCGAAACCCTTTTTTATTTTCGTGAATAAATGTAAAGTGAAGCAGAAACGACTCGTAC
Proteins encoded:
- the LOC109060522 gene encoding translation machinery-associated protein 16-like; this encodes MPKAAKGKGQAEKKAIHPFSRKAAYLASAAIKQQRKEKLKGEKAQRLSLIGEKLLWFQSQLDPDKSEYTKQDACNITERYLHRFDRELEQIELANSIKGRQGRQHGSREAIIKQTMERERAQYEGNGFEVPDIINSKHLKIFREWTGDLKKLPNIKMRKVSAKGSDSSVSAVSQDTDTEL